Proteins encoded by one window of Pseudomonas coleopterorum:
- a CDS encoding NUDIX hydrolase translates to MAATIHIAAALLLNEQGQTLLVRKRNTSAFMQPGGKIESGEQPAQALVRELEEELGIAVDPAEARFLGTYTAVAANEPGHEVHCELFQVRIKAQVSPAAEIEEALWVDATTVAKLELAPLTRDQILPLHYL, encoded by the coding sequence ATGGCCGCCACCATCCATATCGCTGCCGCACTGCTGCTCAACGAGCAAGGGCAAACGTTGCTGGTGCGCAAGCGCAACACGAGCGCCTTCATGCAGCCAGGCGGCAAGATCGAATCGGGCGAGCAGCCTGCCCAGGCACTGGTTCGTGAGTTGGAGGAGGAGTTGGGCATCGCGGTGGATCCCGCCGAGGCCAGATTTCTGGGTACCTACACAGCCGTGGCCGCCAACGAGCCCGGCCATGAAGTGCATTGCGAGCTTTTTCAAGTACGCATCAAGGCCCAGGTCAGCCCCGCTGCGGAAATCGAAGAAGCGCTGTGGGTTGATGCCACAACGGTGGCCAAGCTCGAACTGGCGCCGCTGACGCGCGACCAGATTTTGCCGCTGCACTACCTCTGA
- a CDS encoding SDR family NAD(P)-dependent oxidoreductase, translating to MALIPDLSGSASVLVCGASQGIGLALCEQLLQREDVAQVFAVSRQATTSAELAASAERHGPRLVSLDCDARDEQALQRLADAVAADCAHLHLVISTLGILHQDGARPEKGLAQLDLSSLQASFATNAFAPILLLKHLLPLLRKQPATFAALSARVGSIGDNRLGGWYSYRASKAALNQLLRTASIELKRLNPAATVLALHPGTTDTRLSQPFQANVPAGKLFDPDFAARCLLELIGQHGPVQTGSFWAWDGQPIPW from the coding sequence ATGGCGTTGATACCCGATCTATCCGGCAGTGCGTCTGTACTGGTCTGTGGCGCCAGCCAAGGCATCGGCCTGGCGTTGTGCGAGCAGTTGTTGCAGCGTGAGGATGTCGCCCAAGTGTTTGCGGTTTCTCGGCAAGCCACGACCAGCGCCGAGCTGGCGGCGTCGGCTGAGCGCCATGGACCTCGTCTGGTCAGCCTCGATTGCGATGCGCGCGATGAGCAGGCCCTGCAGCGGCTGGCCGATGCGGTGGCGGCCGATTGCGCTCATCTGCATCTGGTGATCAGCACGCTGGGGATTCTGCATCAGGACGGCGCGCGGCCGGAAAAAGGGCTGGCCCAGCTGGATCTGAGCAGCCTGCAGGCCAGCTTCGCCACCAATGCCTTTGCCCCGATCCTGCTGCTCAAGCATCTGCTGCCCTTGTTGCGCAAACAGCCCGCCACCTTCGCCGCGCTGTCGGCCAGGGTCGGTTCGATCGGCGACAACCGCCTGGGTGGCTGGTACAGCTATCGCGCCAGCAAGGCGGCACTCAACCAGCTGTTGCGCACGGCCAGCATCGAGCTCAAGCGTTTGAATCCTGCGGCCACAGTGTTGGCTTTGCACCCAGGCACCACCGACACCCGGCTCTCGCAGCCCTTCCAGGCCAACGTCCCGGCGGGCAAATTGTTCGACCCCGATTTCGCCGCCCGTTGCCTGCTCGAATTGATCGGCCAGCACGGACCGGTGCAAACCGGCAGCTTCTGGGCCTGGGATGGGCAGCCCATACCGTGGTGA
- a CDS encoding Na/Pi cotransporter family protein yields the protein MEIDIFKDLLVPVIGGLGIFMLGLEFMSDGINNLAANRMRAWLAKLAGTPAKGLAAGTVITGVLQSSTAMTVMTVGLVNAGVVGLRPAISVIMGANIGTTLGNGLIAMPLGPLGLIFAGLFALVYVFSKNEKTRHLAIAIIGFSLIFYGLNLLTGGLKPLRDLPEVMSVISGLRADSYTGLAICVLTAAGITAMIHSSSATIGIVMGLGAAGILDWQTAVAFSLGADLGTTVTSWLASLNLSKNAKRAAYAHIAFNFIGVAVMFPLFFVSMDILQGTMGLFGMDVTRTSTVDGKESFPMVPVAVGLYSIGFNIFNTALMFPFIGVFERVLSRIGASRSDAEDYAVPRHLDRAALANVNTGVAAVSQELTRYSQGMGLLLDAARGQSRALKNAAEHEHALDTLSQEIRGYTAQMFKNDVTARQTNLLASLIEEEDFSASLTRTLSQIARRIERQVFCANARKIVDAILDIVEPAVRKGPQGAYLPNAHARDLLALRERCLQPEQNLGWDERGAILALLGSAERALNLVQRIAEERLSVSRELDQTDPASAADHAPSGVLAKPL from the coding sequence ATGGAAATCGATATCTTCAAAGACCTGCTGGTCCCTGTCATCGGTGGCCTGGGCATTTTCATGCTCGGGCTGGAATTCATGTCCGACGGCATCAACAACCTGGCGGCCAACCGCATGCGCGCCTGGCTGGCCAAGCTGGCCGGCACGCCCGCCAAGGGCCTGGCCGCCGGAACCGTGATCACCGGCGTGCTGCAATCCAGCACGGCCATGACCGTCATGACGGTCGGGCTGGTCAACGCCGGCGTGGTCGGGCTGCGGCCGGCCATCAGCGTGATCATGGGTGCCAACATCGGCACCACCCTGGGCAACGGCTTGATCGCCATGCCGCTGGGGCCACTGGGACTGATCTTCGCCGGGCTGTTCGCCCTGGTCTATGTCTTCAGCAAGAACGAAAAGACCCGCCATCTGGCCATTGCCATCATCGGTTTCTCGTTGATCTTCTACGGCCTGAACCTGTTGACCGGCGGGCTCAAGCCCCTGCGCGACTTGCCGGAAGTGATGTCGGTCATCTCCGGATTGCGCGCCGACAGCTACACCGGCCTGGCGATCTGCGTGCTGACCGCCGCCGGCATCACCGCCATGATCCATTCCTCGTCGGCCACCATCGGCATCGTCATGGGCCTGGGGGCTGCCGGCATTCTGGATTGGCAGACGGCAGTGGCGTTTTCCCTGGGCGCTGACCTGGGCACCACCGTCACCTCATGGCTGGCCTCGCTCAACCTGTCGAAGAACGCCAAGCGCGCGGCCTATGCCCATATCGCCTTCAACTTCATCGGCGTTGCCGTGATGTTTCCGCTGTTCTTTGTGTCCATGGACATCCTGCAAGGGACCATGGGCCTGTTCGGCATGGACGTGACCCGTACCAGTACGGTCGATGGCAAGGAAAGCTTCCCGATGGTGCCCGTGGCGGTGGGGCTTTACTCCATCGGCTTCAATATCTTCAACACGGCGCTGATGTTTCCCTTCATCGGCGTGTTCGAGCGTGTGCTTTCACGCATCGGCGCCAGCCGCAGCGACGCGGAGGACTATGCCGTACCGCGTCATCTCGACCGTGCCGCGCTGGCCAATGTGAACACCGGTGTGGCCGCCGTCAGCCAGGAACTGACCCGCTACAGCCAGGGCATGGGCCTGCTGCTGGACGCGGCGCGCGGCCAATCCCGGGCGCTGAAGAACGCCGCGGAACATGAGCACGCGCTGGACACCCTGAGCCAGGAGATTCGCGGCTACACCGCGCAGATGTTCAAGAACGATGTCACGGCGCGGCAGACCAATCTGCTCGCCAGCCTCATCGAGGAAGAAGACTTCAGCGCAAGCCTGACCCGGACCCTGTCGCAGATCGCCCGCCGCATCGAGCGTCAGGTGTTTTGCGCCAATGCACGGAAGATCGTCGACGCCATTCTCGATATCGTCGAGCCGGCCGTGCGCAAGGGACCACAGGGCGCCTACCTGCCGAACGCCCATGCCAGGGACCTGCTGGCCCTGCGCGAGCGCTGCCTGCAGCCCGAGCAGAACCTGGGCTGGGACGAACGCGGCGCCATCCTGGCCTTGCTGGGCAGTGCCGAGCGCGCGCTGAATCTGGTCCAGCGCATCGCCGAGGAGCGGCTTTCGGTGTCACGAGAGCTGGATCAGACCGACCCAGCGTCGGCGGCCGACCATGCCCCCTCCGGAGTACTGGCCAAACCGCTGTAG
- a CDS encoding TonB-dependent siderophore receptor encodes MSRSPLPYPPQNLLALAICMATITPALADDSTASQQQAAPGVIELGASEITSNAFQLGSYTEGSQSYTTGSMATATKLPLSLRETPQAVTVITRQRMDDQAMTSINDAVRATPGLFLSYANGPGRQAYTARGFDIDNLMYDGIPSGYSGVTIGAQPNLAMFDRVEVVRGATGLVTGAGNPSAAINLVRKRPLAEQKVTLTGAAGSHDDYRGEIDASSPLNPAGTLRGRVVASYRDANSFIDGVEEDHGLFYAVTEADLSEDTLLTVGFSHQKDKTNYFWGSSMIGQDGHHLDLPRSYNPGTKWENKDQEINTVFAEVRQRLANDWNLQVNANYAEQNGLFSGSYQSRWFENTLARTVYQSAHDENQAGLDAFVSGPFQAFGRTHELVVGASRRIYDMTTHNYDPYDTNWPINAGKPNFTHTDNDREVTTQDGLYMTTRLSLADPLKLILGGRLDWYDYDNRDGEGDYKVTRNVTRYAGLIFDLDDHHSLYASYSDIFTPQSAQDTSGTPVRPIQGKNYEIGIKGEYFDGALNASLALFRVDQENRAVQIFVENCPQLSCYEASGEVRSQGIDFELQGALTENWQVGGGYTYARVHTLKDSANPQNENQRYDTDIPEHLFKVTTTYRFQGPLEKLRVGGTLSWQSRLYNDVDLADGGSYRLEQGSYAVTDLMAGYQVSRNLDLQINANNVFDRKYYNAIATSTSYGGDSYGNPRNLMLTAKYSF; translated from the coding sequence ATGTCCCGTTCGCCGCTCCCCTACCCTCCGCAAAACCTGCTGGCCCTGGCCATCTGCATGGCAACGATCACGCCAGCCCTGGCCGACGACAGCACCGCAAGCCAGCAGCAGGCGGCGCCTGGAGTCATCGAACTGGGTGCTAGCGAGATCACCTCGAACGCATTCCAGCTGGGCAGCTACACCGAGGGCTCCCAGTCCTACACCACCGGCAGCATGGCGACGGCTACCAAACTGCCGCTGAGCCTGCGTGAAACGCCCCAGGCGGTGACCGTGATCACCCGCCAGCGCATGGACGACCAGGCCATGACCAGCATCAACGATGCGGTGCGCGCCACCCCTGGCCTGTTCCTCAGCTATGCCAACGGTCCCGGTCGCCAGGCCTATACAGCACGCGGTTTCGACATCGACAACCTGATGTACGACGGCATCCCCAGCGGCTACTCGGGCGTCACCATCGGCGCCCAGCCCAACCTGGCGATGTTCGATCGGGTCGAGGTGGTGCGTGGTGCGACGGGCCTGGTCACCGGTGCCGGCAACCCCTCGGCGGCCATCAACCTGGTGCGCAAACGCCCGCTCGCCGAACAGAAGGTCACCCTGACCGGCGCCGCGGGCAGCCACGACGACTACCGTGGCGAAATCGACGCTTCCAGCCCGCTCAACCCGGCGGGTACCCTGCGCGGCCGGGTAGTGGCGTCCTACCGCGATGCCAACAGCTTCATCGATGGTGTGGAAGAGGACCATGGCCTGTTCTACGCGGTGACCGAAGCGGACCTGAGCGAAGACACCCTGCTGACAGTGGGTTTCTCTCACCAGAAGGACAAGACCAATTACTTCTGGGGTTCATCGATGATCGGCCAGGACGGCCATCACCTGGACCTGCCGCGCTCGTACAACCCGGGCACCAAATGGGAGAACAAGGACCAGGAAATCAACACCGTGTTCGCGGAAGTACGCCAGCGCCTGGCCAACGACTGGAACCTGCAGGTCAACGCCAACTACGCCGAGCAGAACGGCTTGTTCTCGGGCTCTTATCAATCGCGCTGGTTCGAAAATACCCTGGCACGTACCGTGTACCAGTCGGCACACGATGAAAACCAGGCTGGCCTCGATGCCTTCGTCAGCGGTCCGTTCCAGGCGTTCGGACGCACTCACGAACTGGTGGTCGGCGCCAGCAGGCGCATCTACGACATGACCACGCACAACTACGATCCCTACGACACCAACTGGCCGATCAACGCCGGCAAGCCGAACTTCACCCATACCGACAACGACCGCGAAGTCACCACCCAGGATGGCCTGTACATGACCACACGCCTGAGCCTGGCCGACCCGCTGAAGCTGATTCTCGGTGGCCGCCTGGACTGGTACGACTATGACAACCGCGATGGCGAAGGCGACTACAAGGTCACCCGCAATGTCACCCGTTACGCCGGGCTGATCTTTGATCTGGACGACCACCATTCGCTGTATGCCAGCTACAGCGACATCTTTACCCCGCAAAGCGCCCAGGACACCAGCGGCACGCCGGTGCGGCCGATTCAGGGCAAGAACTACGAGATCGGCATCAAGGGCGAGTATTTCGATGGCGCGCTGAATGCCAGCCTGGCGCTGTTTCGGGTCGATCAGGAAAACCGCGCGGTGCAGATCTTCGTCGAGAACTGCCCGCAGCTCAGTTGCTACGAAGCGTCGGGCGAAGTGCGCAGCCAGGGCATCGACTTCGAGCTGCAGGGGGCGCTGACCGAGAACTGGCAGGTGGGCGGTGGCTACACCTACGCGCGGGTGCACACGCTCAAGGACAGCGCCAACCCACAGAACGAAAACCAGCGCTACGACACCGACATTCCCGAGCACCTGTTCAAGGTCACCACCACCTACCGCTTCCAGGGCCCGCTGGAGAAACTGCGCGTGGGCGGTACCCTGTCCTGGCAGAGCCGCCTGTACAACGATGTCGACCTGGCCGATGGCGGCAGCTACCGCCTGGAACAGGGCAGCTATGCCGTCACCGACCTGATGGCCGGCTATCAGGTGAGCCGCAACCTGGACCTGCAGATCAACGCCAACAACGTGTTCGACCGCAAGTACTACAACGCCATCGCTACCTCGACCAGCTATGGCGGCGACAGCTACGGCAACCCGCGCAACCTGATGCTGACGGCCAAGTACAGCTTCTGA
- a CDS encoding DUF2986 domain-containing protein — protein sequence MNRRKKIKQLLQAHAKKASAKLAPQSKDRYISKADRAKLALEADSASHAVDQA from the coding sequence ATGAATCGTCGCAAGAAGATCAAACAGCTGTTGCAAGCACATGCCAAGAAGGCCAGCGCCAAGCTGGCGCCGCAGAGCAAGGACCGTTACATCAGCAAGGCGGACCGGGCGAAGCTGGCGCTCGAGGCCGACAGCGCAAGTCACGCTGTCGATCAGGCCTGA
- a CDS encoding transporter substrate-binding domain-containing protein, with translation MDHLNRLRGSLFKSVCALLLYSLLDTVAWAASPRAFDLYMPEAPPLSMAGVAGQQGIVADAAGQAMVLAGYRMNTHILPWLRAQRTVQQGQNMLIVPLSRTPDREAAYTWIAPIMSMDRAFFSLDQRVESFAQARRTYHRIAVGMGSAQERKLYDEGFDASQIYPLRIGENPAQMLLLGRVDAWFNGVPESKYIWRQVSERPLLMSPVLMTSDLYLACSKSCSPQMVRSLREAVQTLHRDGSIKRLVERYLTAPL, from the coding sequence ATGGATCATCTGAACCGCTTGCGCGGGTCGCTGTTCAAGTCGGTCTGCGCCCTTTTGCTGTATAGCTTGCTCGACACAGTCGCCTGGGCAGCGAGCCCGCGTGCCTTCGATCTGTACATGCCCGAGGCGCCGCCGCTGAGCATGGCCGGCGTCGCAGGCCAGCAAGGCATCGTGGCCGATGCCGCCGGGCAGGCCATGGTGCTGGCGGGCTATCGAATGAACACCCATATACTGCCCTGGCTCAGGGCGCAACGCACGGTGCAGCAAGGCCAGAACATGCTCATCGTGCCTCTGTCGCGCACCCCTGACAGGGAAGCGGCCTACACCTGGATTGCGCCAATCATGAGTATGGACCGGGCGTTTTTCAGCCTCGACCAGCGCGTCGAAAGCTTCGCCCAGGCGCGTCGCACCTATCATCGCATTGCGGTGGGCATGGGCAGTGCGCAGGAACGCAAGCTGTATGACGAAGGATTCGATGCTTCGCAGATCTACCCGCTGCGTATCGGTGAGAATCCGGCGCAGATGCTGCTGCTGGGGCGCGTCGATGCCTGGTTCAATGGGGTGCCCGAGTCGAAATACATCTGGCGGCAGGTGTCCGAACGGCCGTTGCTGATGAGCCCGGTGCTGATGACGTCGGATCTGTATCTGGCCTGTTCGAAGAGCTGTTCGCCGCAGATGGTGCGCAGTCTGCGCGAAGCGGTGCAAACCCTGCATCGCGACGGTTCGATAAAGCGGTTGGTGGAGCGATACCTGACCGCCCCGCTTTGA
- a CDS encoding OsmC domain/YcaO domain-containing protein: MEIKVNFLDNLRLEAKFDDFTVVADQPIRYKGDGSAPGPFDYFLASSALCAAYFVKLYCNTRNIPTDNIRLSQNNIVDPENRYNQIFKIQVELPADMSAKDRQGILRSIDRCTVKKVVQTGPDFIIEEVDNLDADAQALLMPTQQAGASTYVLGKDLPLEQTIANMSGILAGLGMKIEIASWRNIVPNVWSLHIRDAYSPMCFTNGKGATKESALASALGEFIERLNCNFFYNDQFWGEDIAQADFVHYPDERWFQPGRRDALPSEILDAHCLAIYNPDGELRGSHLYDTNSGNIERGICSLPFVRQSDGETVYFPSNLIENLYLSNGMSAGNTLAEAQVQCLSEIFERAVKREILEGELALPDVPAVVLARYPGIVAGIQGLEEQGFPVLVKDASLGGRFPVMCVTLMNPRTGGVFASFGAHPSLEVALERSLTELLQGRSFEGLNDLPQPTFESHALMEPNNFVEHFIDSSGVVSWRFFSAKADFAFADWDFTAQGDNANAAEAATLFAILDGMGKQVYMAVYEHLGAKACRILVPGYSEIYPIEDLIWDNTNKALFFREDILNLHRLDDDALGDLLQRLEESELDDYTDIRTLIGIEFDENTVWGQLTILELKVLIQLVLERFDDAKELVEMFLQYNANTLDRVLFFQALNVVLEVELDSDLDMADYEVNFRRMFGDARMDAALGSVDGSVRFHGLTPTSMKLEGLDRHLRLIDSYKKLHSARAQA; encoded by the coding sequence ATGGAAATCAAGGTCAATTTTCTCGACAACCTTCGACTTGAAGCCAAGTTCGACGATTTCACGGTGGTGGCCGACCAACCCATTCGCTACAAGGGCGACGGCTCGGCGCCGGGGCCTTTCGACTATTTCCTGGCATCGTCGGCGTTGTGCGCGGCGTACTTCGTCAAGCTGTACTGCAACACGCGCAACATTCCCACCGACAACATTCGCCTGTCGCAGAACAACATCGTCGACCCGGAAAACCGCTACAACCAGATTTTCAAGATTCAGGTCGAGCTGCCGGCGGACATGTCCGCCAAGGACCGCCAGGGCATCCTGCGCTCCATCGACCGCTGCACCGTGAAGAAGGTGGTGCAGACCGGGCCGGACTTCATCATCGAAGAAGTCGACAACCTCGACGCCGATGCCCAAGCCCTGTTGATGCCGACCCAGCAGGCGGGCGCCAGCACCTATGTGCTGGGCAAGGACCTGCCGCTGGAACAGACCATCGCCAACATGTCCGGCATCCTCGCCGGGCTGGGCATGAAGATCGAGATCGCCTCGTGGCGCAACATCGTGCCCAACGTCTGGTCGCTGCACATCCGCGATGCCTACTCGCCGATGTGCTTCACCAACGGCAAAGGGGCGACCAAGGAAAGCGCGCTGGCTTCGGCACTGGGTGAGTTCATCGAGCGCCTGAACTGCAACTTCTTCTACAACGACCAGTTCTGGGGCGAGGACATCGCCCAGGCCGACTTCGTCCATTACCCCGACGAGCGCTGGTTCCAGCCAGGCCGCAGGGATGCCTTGCCCAGCGAGATCCTCGATGCCCACTGCCTGGCGATCTACAACCCGGACGGTGAACTGCGTGGCTCCCATCTGTACGACACCAACTCGGGCAACATCGAGCGCGGCATCTGCTCGCTGCCCTTCGTGCGTCAGTCGGATGGCGAGACGGTGTATTTCCCGTCCAACCTGATCGAGAACCTGTACCTGAGCAACGGCATGAGTGCCGGCAATACCCTGGCCGAAGCTCAGGTGCAGTGCCTGTCGGAGATCTTCGAACGCGCGGTCAAGCGCGAGATTCTCGAAGGCGAACTGGCGCTGCCCGACGTTCCGGCCGTGGTACTGGCGCGCTATCCTGGCATCGTGGCAGGCATCCAGGGGCTGGAAGAGCAGGGCTTTCCGGTACTGGTCAAGGACGCCTCCCTGGGCGGGCGCTTCCCGGTGATGTGCGTGACCTTGATGAACCCGCGAACCGGCGGCGTGTTCGCGTCGTTCGGCGCCCATCCAAGCCTGGAAGTGGCGCTGGAGCGCAGCCTCACCGAGCTGCTGCAGGGCCGCAGTTTCGAGGGGCTCAACGACTTGCCGCAACCGACCTTCGAAAGCCATGCCCTGATGGAGCCGAACAACTTCGTCGAGCACTTCATCGATTCCAGCGGCGTGGTGTCGTGGCGTTTCTTCAGTGCCAAGGCCGACTTCGCCTTTGCCGATTGGGACTTCACCGCTCAGGGCGACAACGCCAATGCCGCGGAAGCGGCGACGCTGTTCGCCATCCTCGACGGGATGGGCAAGCAGGTGTACATGGCGGTCTACGAGCACCTGGGCGCCAAGGCGTGCCGGATTCTGGTGCCGGGGTACTCGGAGATCTATCCGATCGAAGACCTGATCTGGGACAACACCAACAAGGCGCTGTTTTTCCGCGAAGACATTCTCAATCTGCATCGTCTGGATGACGATGCACTGGGCGATCTGTTGCAACGCCTGGAGGAGTCGGAGCTGGACGACTACACCGATATCCGCACGTTGATCGGCATCGAGTTCGACGAGAACACGGTGTGGGGGCAGTTGACCATTCTGGAGTTGAAGGTGCTGATCCAGCTGGTGCTGGAGCGCTTCGACGACGCCAAGGAGCTGGTCGAGATGTTCCTGCAATACAACGCCAATACCCTGGACCGTGTGCTGTTTTTCCAGGCCTTGAACGTGGTGCTCGAGGTGGAGCTGGACAGCGACCTGGACATGGCCGACTACGAGGTCAATTTCCGCCGCATGTTCGGCGATGCGCGGATGGATGCAGCGCTGGGCTCGGTAGACGGCAGCGTGCGCTTCCATGGCTTGACGCCCACGAGCATGAAGCTCGAAGGCCTGGATCGTCATCTACGCCTGATCGACAGCTACAAGAAACTCCACAGCGCCCGCGCCCAGGCCTGA
- a CDS encoding tRNA (adenine(22)-N(1))-methyltransferase, giving the protein MNPHSLSHRLERVAAQVPVGAHLADIGSDHAYLPVALVLRGVIPQAVAGEVAQTPFLAARRSVRESGLEHCISVRQADGLAAIQACDRITAVSLCGMGGETIRDILQAGRAHLTRGERLILQPNGGECDLRQWLMDNGYRIRHEEVLRENRFDYEIIVADHGQPVTYSPQELFFGPLQLRQRTPAFLDKWQRLLHLKRRTLERLAHARQSGLDGKRLELARHIQWIESLNPL; this is encoded by the coding sequence GTGAATCCGCACAGCTTGTCCCATCGTCTGGAGCGCGTGGCCGCCCAGGTCCCCGTCGGCGCGCACCTGGCTGACATCGGTTCGGATCACGCCTACCTGCCGGTGGCGCTGGTCCTGCGTGGTGTCATCCCCCAGGCCGTTGCCGGTGAGGTCGCCCAGACGCCGTTTCTGGCGGCCCGGCGCAGCGTCCGCGAGAGCGGGCTGGAGCACTGTATCAGCGTGCGTCAGGCCGACGGGCTGGCGGCGATTCAAGCGTGCGATCGGATCACGGCGGTCAGCCTGTGCGGCATGGGCGGGGAAACCATCCGCGACATTCTGCAGGCGGGCAGGGCGCATTTGACCCGTGGCGAGCGATTGATCCTGCAGCCCAATGGCGGCGAATGCGATCTGCGCCAGTGGCTGATGGACAATGGTTATCGCATCCGGCATGAAGAAGTGCTGCGGGAAAACCGCTTCGACTACGAGATCATCGTGGCCGATCACGGCCAACCGGTGACCTACAGCCCCCAGGAGCTGTTTTTCGGACCCTTGCAGCTGCGCCAGCGTACTCCGGCGTTCCTAGACAAATGGCAGCGCCTGCTGCACCTCAAGCGTCGCACCCTCGAACGCCTGGCCCACGCTCGCCAAAGCGGACTCGACGGCAAGCGCCTCGAGCTCGCCCGACACATCCAATGGATCGAATCCCTCAACCCCCTGTAG
- a CDS encoding alpha/beta hydrolase: METEQSWPFDAAQIAQAERFNKTLSRLPRFRIRNRVTPMLIQTLLRAGQLASSLKPVRHGVAIEERLLRLPGARPVKVRILRPSRPPKGLVLDFHGGGWVIGNAQMNDDLNIALVQACDVAVVSVDYRLAVSTPLQGLLDDCLVAARCVLGDGFPEFADLPVIVVGESAGGHLAAATLLQLKQWPALLQRVCGALLYYGVFDLTGTPSVRNAGPDTLVLDGPGMVEALRLLTPDLDDQQRRQPVVSPLYGDLEGLPPALMFVGELDPLRDDTLLMAERWGKVAPVDLRLLPVSPHGFIHFPTPMADRALVHSREWIVRLLAAQVAAEPAG; this comes from the coding sequence GTGGAGACCGAGCAAAGCTGGCCGTTCGATGCAGCGCAGATCGCGCAGGCCGAGCGCTTCAACAAGACCCTGAGCCGCCTGCCGCGGTTCCGCATTCGCAACCGCGTTACCCCGATGCTGATCCAGACCCTGCTCCGTGCAGGGCAACTAGCCAGCTCGCTCAAGCCCGTGCGCCATGGTGTGGCCATCGAAGAGCGCCTGCTGCGCCTGCCCGGCGCCCGCCCGGTGAAGGTGCGCATCCTGCGGCCATCCCGGCCGCCCAAGGGTCTGGTGCTGGATTTCCACGGCGGCGGCTGGGTCATCGGCAATGCCCAGATGAACGATGACCTCAACATCGCCCTAGTGCAGGCCTGTGATGTCGCCGTGGTTTCGGTCGACTATCGCCTGGCTGTCTCGACGCCCCTGCAAGGCCTGCTCGACGACTGCCTGGTGGCCGCGCGCTGCGTGTTGGGCGATGGCTTTCCCGAGTTTGCCGACCTGCCGGTGATCGTCGTCGGCGAGTCCGCCGGTGGGCATCTGGCCGCTGCCACTCTGTTGCAGCTCAAGCAATGGCCCGCGTTGCTGCAGCGCGTGTGCGGTGCGCTGTTGTATTACGGTGTCTTCGACCTGACCGGCACCCCCAGCGTGCGCAACGCAGGGCCCGACACGCTGGTGCTGGACGGTCCGGGCATGGTCGAGGCGTTGCGTCTGCTGACCCCGGACCTGGACGATCAGCAACGACGGCAGCCGGTGGTATCGCCCCTGTACGGTGACCTGGAAGGCCTGCCCCCCGCGCTGATGTTCGTCGGGGAGCTGGATCCGCTGCGCGATGACACCCTGTTGATGGCCGAACGCTGGGGCAAGGTGGCTCCAGTGGACCTGCGCCTGTTGCCGGTGTCGCCCCACGGTTTCATCCACTTTCCCACACCCATGGCCGACAGGGCTCTGGTCCACAGCCGTGAGTGGATCGTCCGGCTGTTGGCGGCACAGGTTGCTGCGGAACCTGCCGGATGA